In Cupriavidus taiwanensis, the following proteins share a genomic window:
- the bamB gene encoding outer membrane protein assembly factor BamB, whose protein sequence is MTSVLSRAVHRQPARTISRALVAAACLATLGGCALFSKENKHPPAELKPVSGTLAVRQAWKADVGKSGAYSMQPAAAGNNVYVSSNNGNVMALEGASGRVLWKAKTDVDLTSGPGSDGSVTAVAGEKGAVYAFDASGKQIWKKQVNGEVLSAPLVGNGLVVVRTTDTRVFGLDAETGERRWIYQRSQTPLNLRAAMGMVFAGDGIVMGFPGGKLGVLTPGNGVLRWESAISYPKGVSEIERLNDVTGLPMVSGRQVCATTFQGRVACLELASGQPQWGKDFSSPAGPAQDDNALYASDEQSVVHAFDRQNGSERWKNADLRNRRLGAPLALGRSVVMGDFEGYVHFLSREDGQVVARMKTDGSAITAAPVVAGQTLVIQTRDGDVYGFQPG, encoded by the coding sequence ATGACGTCAGTGCTTTCCCGTGCCGTACATCGCCAGCCTGCCCGCACGATTTCCCGTGCGCTGGTGGCGGCTGCCTGCCTGGCCACGCTGGGCGGCTGCGCGCTGTTCAGCAAGGAAAACAAGCACCCGCCCGCCGAACTCAAGCCGGTATCGGGCACGCTGGCGGTGCGCCAGGCCTGGAAGGCCGATGTCGGCAAGAGCGGTGCCTATTCGATGCAGCCGGCCGCGGCGGGCAACAATGTCTACGTGTCGTCCAACAACGGCAACGTGATGGCGCTCGAAGGCGCCAGCGGCCGCGTGCTGTGGAAGGCCAAGACCGACGTGGACCTGACCTCGGGGCCGGGCAGCGACGGCTCGGTCACCGCGGTCGCGGGCGAGAAGGGCGCGGTCTATGCCTTCGACGCCAGCGGCAAGCAGATCTGGAAGAAGCAGGTCAATGGCGAGGTCCTGTCCGCGCCGCTGGTCGGCAACGGCCTGGTGGTGGTGCGCACCACCGATACCCGGGTGTTCGGCCTGGATGCCGAGACCGGCGAGCGCCGCTGGATCTACCAGCGTTCGCAGACCCCGCTGAACCTGCGCGCGGCGATGGGTATGGTGTTCGCCGGCGACGGCATCGTGATGGGCTTTCCCGGCGGCAAGCTCGGCGTGCTGACGCCGGGCAACGGCGTGCTGCGCTGGGAAAGCGCGATTTCCTATCCGAAGGGCGTGTCGGAGATCGAGCGCCTGAACGACGTCACCGGCCTGCCCATGGTCAGCGGTCGCCAGGTCTGCGCCACCACCTTCCAGGGCCGCGTCGCCTGCCTGGAGCTGGCCAGCGGCCAGCCCCAGTGGGGCAAGGATTTCTCGTCGCCGGCGGGCCCGGCGCAGGATGACAATGCGCTTTACGCCAGCGACGAGCAATCGGTGGTGCATGCCTTCGACCGCCAGAACGGCAGCGAGCGCTGGAAGAACGCCGACCTGCGCAACCGCCGCCTGGGCGCGCCGTTGGCGCTGGGCCGCTCGGTGGTGATGGGCGACTTCGAAGGCTATGTCCACTTCCTGTCGCGCGAAGACGGCCAGGTGGTGGCACGCATGAAGACCGATGGCAGCGCCATCACCGCCGCGCCCGTGGTGGCGGGGCAGACCCTGGTGATCCAGACGCGCGACGGCGACGTCTACGGTTTCCAGCCTGGCTGA
- a CDS encoding YfgM family protein yields the protein MAYDLEEQEQLENLKAWWRQYGNALTWALIIALLAFAGWNGWKYWERKQAGEAAVLYEQVLKAAEARDAERIKRAATDLEGKYGRTAYGQMSALVAGRVLYDAGDLTAAKSQLQWAIDHGDEEYSHLARVRLAGVLLDEKAYDQGLALLKDEPPAAFVALYADRRGDLLAAQDKRDDARTAYRKALDKLGQAEPAMRQIIQFKLDALGAA from the coding sequence ATGGCTTACGATCTAGAAGAACAGGAACAGCTTGAGAATCTGAAGGCCTGGTGGCGCCAGTATGGCAATGCGCTGACCTGGGCGCTGATCATCGCGCTGCTGGCCTTTGCCGGCTGGAACGGCTGGAAGTACTGGGAGCGCAAGCAGGCCGGCGAAGCCGCGGTGCTGTACGAGCAGGTGCTGAAGGCCGCCGAGGCCCGCGATGCCGAGCGCATCAAGCGCGCCGCGACCGACCTGGAAGGCAAGTACGGCCGTACCGCCTACGGCCAGATGAGCGCACTCGTCGCCGGCCGCGTGCTGTACGATGCGGGCGACCTGACTGCCGCCAAGAGCCAGCTGCAATGGGCCATCGACCACGGCGACGAAGAATATTCGCACCTGGCGCGCGTGCGCCTGGCCGGCGTGCTGCTCGACGAGAAGGCCTACGACCAGGGCCTGGCGCTGCTCAAGGACGAGCCGCCGGCCGCCTTCGTCGCGCTCTACGCCGACCGCCGTGGCGACCTGCTCGCCGCGCAGGACAAGCGCGACGATGCCCGCACCGCCTATCGCAAGGCGCTGGACAAGCTGGGCCAGGCCGAGCCGGCGATGCGCCAGATCATCCAGTTCAAGCTCGATGCGCTGGGCGCGGCCTGA
- the hisS gene encoding histidine--tRNA ligase, which produces MTQTETMAAAGAAKTEPKARPAKALQGVKGMNDMLPADAPLWEHFENAARAMLRAYGYQQIRTPIVEHTQLFVRGIGEVTDIVEKEMYSFTDSLNGEQLTLRPEGTAAAVRATIEHNLLYDGPKRLWYTGPMFRHERPQRGRYRQFHQLGAEALGFAGPDVDAEIILMCQRLWDDLGLTGVRLEINSLGQADERAAHREQLIKYLEGFQDILDDDSKRRLYTNPLRVLDTKNPALQEMAANAPKLIDFLGEASLAHFEGVQRLLKANNIPFKINPRLVRGLDYYNLTVFEWITDKLGAQGTIAGGGRYDPLIAQMGGKPAPACGWAMGIERIIELIREEGVVPEAVGCDVYLVHQGEAAAQQAMVAAERLRDAGLDVVLHASPDGKGGSFKSQMKRADASGAAYAVIIGDDEVAAGVVQVKELRQREQAEGGGQQATVPAEGLVDYLIDAMVGASE; this is translated from the coding sequence ATGACGCAAACCGAGACCATGGCCGCCGCCGGCGCCGCCAAGACCGAACCGAAGGCACGCCCCGCCAAGGCCCTGCAGGGCGTGAAGGGCATGAACGATATGCTGCCGGCCGACGCGCCGCTGTGGGAGCATTTCGAGAATGCCGCGCGCGCGATGCTGCGCGCCTACGGCTACCAGCAGATCCGCACGCCCATCGTCGAGCACACCCAGCTGTTCGTGCGCGGCATCGGCGAGGTCACCGACATCGTCGAGAAGGAGATGTACTCCTTCACCGATTCGCTCAACGGCGAGCAGCTGACGCTGCGCCCCGAGGGCACCGCGGCGGCCGTGCGCGCCACCATCGAGCACAACCTGCTGTACGACGGCCCCAAGCGCCTGTGGTACACCGGCCCGATGTTCCGCCACGAGCGTCCGCAGCGCGGCCGCTATCGCCAGTTCCACCAGCTCGGCGCCGAGGCGCTGGGCTTTGCCGGCCCGGACGTGGATGCCGAGATCATCCTGATGTGCCAGCGCCTGTGGGACGACCTGGGCCTGACCGGCGTGCGCCTCGAAATCAATTCGCTGGGGCAGGCCGACGAGCGCGCGGCGCACCGCGAACAGCTGATCAAGTACCTGGAAGGCTTCCAGGACATCCTCGACGACGACAGCAAGCGCCGCCTGTACACCAACCCGCTGCGCGTGCTCGACACCAAGAACCCGGCGCTGCAGGAGATGGCGGCCAACGCGCCCAAGCTGATCGACTTCCTGGGCGAAGCATCGCTGGCCCACTTCGAGGGCGTGCAGCGCCTGCTGAAGGCCAACAACATCCCGTTCAAGATCAACCCGCGCCTGGTGCGCGGCCTCGATTACTACAACCTGACGGTGTTCGAGTGGATCACCGACAAGCTGGGCGCGCAGGGCACCATTGCCGGCGGCGGGCGCTATGACCCGCTGATCGCCCAGATGGGCGGCAAGCCGGCGCCGGCTTGCGGCTGGGCCATGGGCATCGAGCGCATCATCGAGCTGATCCGCGAAGAGGGCGTGGTGCCCGAGGCGGTCGGTTGCGACGTCTACCTGGTGCACCAGGGCGAGGCCGCCGCGCAGCAGGCCATGGTGGCCGCCGAGCGCCTGCGCGACGCCGGCCTCGACGTGGTGCTGCACGCCAGCCCGGACGGCAAGGGCGGCAGCTTCAAGTCGCAGATGAAGCGCGCCGACGCAAGCGGCGCGGCCTATGCCGTTATCATTGGCGACGACGAAGTGGCCGCCGGCGTGGTCCAGGTCAAGGAACTTCGCCAGCGCGAGCAGGCCGAAGGCGGTGGGCAACAGGCCACCGTGCCGGCCGAAGGCCTGGTCGATTACCTGATCGACGCCATGGTCGGCGCCAGCGAATAA